Proteins encoded within one genomic window of Nonomuraea gerenzanensis:
- a CDS encoding IclR family transcriptional regulator, translated as MSEDPVPSNQAEDTGGVRSVQRAFDILSLLTEDRRTLTIREVVDETGLAKTTALRMLQTLEHMGLLWATPKGYAAGPALWRWAHLARNAWELPPETVQLMRELGARQRETVNLYVLRDVHRVCIAQQESPQPLRHVVRVGDELPLWAGASSKVLLKDAPERLLERVARASPYGQEHVATLREWAARAERDGYAVSHGEREPGLSAVAVPVTGGSKATVAALTLSGPSVRFTAERVEEFTADLVEVARRMSERGFEHPLG; from the coding sequence ATGAGTGAGGATCCCGTGCCTTCAAACCAGGCTGAAGACACCGGCGGCGTGCGCAGCGTGCAGCGGGCGTTCGACATCCTGTCACTGCTCACCGAGGACCGCCGGACGCTGACGATCCGCGAGGTGGTGGACGAGACGGGGCTGGCCAAGACCACCGCCCTGCGGATGTTGCAGACGCTGGAGCACATGGGGCTGCTGTGGGCCACGCCGAAGGGTTACGCGGCGGGCCCGGCCCTGTGGCGGTGGGCGCACCTGGCCCGCAACGCCTGGGAGCTGCCGCCGGAGACCGTGCAGCTCATGCGGGAGCTGGGGGCGCGGCAGCGGGAGACCGTCAACCTGTACGTGCTGCGCGACGTGCACCGCGTGTGCATCGCGCAGCAGGAGAGCCCGCAGCCGCTGCGGCACGTCGTGCGCGTGGGCGACGAGCTGCCGCTGTGGGCGGGCGCGTCCTCGAAGGTGCTGCTCAAGGACGCCCCTGAGCGGCTGCTCGAACGGGTGGCGCGCGCCTCGCCGTACGGGCAGGAGCACGTGGCGACGCTGCGGGAGTGGGCCGCGCGGGCCGAGCGCGACGGGTACGCCGTCAGCCACGGCGAACGCGAGCCGGGGCTGTCGGCGGTGGCCGTCCCGGTCACCGGGGGATCGAAGGCCACGGTCGCCGCGCTCACGCTGAGCGGGCCGAGTGTGCGCTTCACCGCCGAACGTGTCGAGGAGTTCACGGCCGACCTGGTCGAGGTGGCCAGGCGCATGTCGGAGCGCGGGTTCGAGCACCCCCTCGGCTGA
- a CDS encoding ABC transporter substrate-binding protein: MRRLPRVITITVLVATSFLPAACGSGAQEPSPARPAADRVTWVTGFGAFGREAYVYVAQEKGFFREAGIEVAVQPGQGSGENLAAVLGGRAQFAAVDFTATLISAAGGKAEGAVAVAALHQRTLAALMTLGDSGISRPKDLEGRTVADTASSVIRMMFPSYARLTGLDASKVKWVSLEPAQLAANLASGQVDAIGQYVVGQPTVRNAAKGKEVTVLPFGDVITDLYGSAVTTSTAVATGRPDLVRRFTGALLKGLAYAVEHPQETARILVAEQPAQKAEVAAAELTLMASYVRPEGGAPMGTMSRERVERAITVLRTAGAFEEQLTPESVVAFDLLPQG, from the coding sequence ATGAGGCGACTGCCGCGCGTCATCACGATCACCGTTCTGGTCGCGACGTCCTTCCTCCCCGCCGCCTGCGGCTCGGGGGCGCAGGAGCCGTCGCCGGCCCGGCCGGCCGCCGATCGGGTCACCTGGGTGACCGGGTTCGGCGCGTTCGGGCGGGAGGCCTATGTCTACGTCGCGCAGGAGAAGGGCTTCTTCAGGGAGGCCGGGATCGAGGTGGCCGTGCAGCCCGGCCAGGGCAGCGGTGAGAACCTGGCCGCGGTGCTCGGCGGCCGGGCGCAGTTCGCCGCCGTGGACTTCACGGCCACGCTGATCAGCGCCGCCGGGGGCAAGGCGGAGGGCGCGGTCGCGGTGGCGGCGCTGCACCAGCGCACGCTGGCCGCGCTGATGACGCTGGGCGACAGCGGCATCAGCCGGCCGAAGGACCTGGAGGGCAGGACGGTGGCCGACACGGCGTCGTCGGTGATCAGAATGATGTTCCCCAGCTATGCCCGGCTGACCGGGCTGGACGCCTCGAAGGTGAAGTGGGTCAGCCTGGAGCCCGCCCAGCTCGCCGCGAACCTGGCCTCCGGGCAGGTGGACGCGATCGGCCAGTACGTGGTCGGCCAGCCCACGGTGCGTAACGCCGCCAAGGGCAAGGAGGTCACGGTCCTGCCGTTCGGGGACGTCATCACCGACCTGTACGGCTCGGCGGTGACCACCTCCACCGCGGTCGCGACCGGCCGGCCCGACCTGGTCAGGCGGTTCACCGGCGCGCTGCTCAAGGGCCTGGCGTACGCGGTCGAGCACCCGCAGGAGACGGCGCGGATCCTGGTCGCCGAGCAGCCCGCGCAGAAGGCCGAGGTGGCCGCCGCGGAGCTGACCCTGATGGCCTCGTACGTGCGCCCGGAGGGCGGGGCGCCGATGGGCACGATGAGCAGGGAACGCGTGGAGCGGGCGATCACCGTGCTGCGCACCGCCGGGGCGTTCGAGGAGCAGCTGACGCCGGAGTCGGTGGTCGCGTTCGACCTGCTGCCCCAGGGCTGA
- a CDS encoding metallopeptidase family protein, with protein sequence MQRRVRRLAILPILLLSGLLLPARPALADTNVAVTATPAASYTSPWESVAAINDGITPPSSNDTANRRWGTWPNTGSQWAELTWAAAQPLISAEVYFFDDGGGVRVPASWKLQRWTGSTYADIPGTYPMAVNAFNKVTFASAVSTTRLRVVLQSGPASVGLLEVRAWTAGSSGGTGWNPPASLVTPLNEVWQHQESTYPNLYGFRNYGWDQVMANRGSINYCVRWDSSASVTAAQRDQIHATLARQFKKWMDVMAGHNGWPYSSVPVKVVGWAVRDRAQLQWSDTSVDVYVNDIRENAPQCAEACGRFFNQSGTYPRCPGGASHHYDMSLWLTAGFGGGAGGDWGQRIGSEYYLSNLDADNVHILLHEIGHSFGLDDFYDWTPTGVCCFLMKAGSASSITEFDAWMFRDWWRHLKSRYGL encoded by the coding sequence GTGCAGAGACGTGTGAGACGCCTGGCCATCCTGCCCATCCTGCTCCTCTCCGGCTTGCTGTTACCGGCCCGCCCGGCCCTGGCGGACACGAACGTGGCGGTGACCGCGACCCCGGCGGCCTCGTACACCTCCCCCTGGGAGAGCGTCGCGGCGATCAACGACGGCATCACCCCGCCGAGCTCGAACGACACCGCCAACCGCCGCTGGGGCACCTGGCCCAACACCGGCTCCCAGTGGGCCGAGCTCACCTGGGCCGCCGCCCAGCCGCTCATCTCCGCCGAGGTGTACTTCTTCGACGACGGCGGCGGCGTGCGCGTCCCGGCCTCGTGGAAGCTGCAGCGCTGGACAGGCAGCACGTACGCGGACATCCCCGGCACCTACCCGATGGCCGTCAACGCCTTCAACAAGGTCACCTTCGCCTCGGCCGTCAGCACCACCCGGCTGCGCGTCGTGCTGCAGAGCGGGCCGGCGTCGGTCGGGCTGCTGGAGGTCAGGGCGTGGACCGCGGGCTCGTCCGGCGGCACGGGCTGGAACCCGCCCGCCAGCCTCGTCACCCCGCTGAACGAGGTCTGGCAGCACCAGGAGAGCACGTACCCGAACCTGTACGGCTTCCGCAACTACGGCTGGGACCAGGTCATGGCCAACCGCGGCTCGATCAACTACTGCGTGCGCTGGGACTCGAGCGCCTCGGTGACCGCCGCGCAGCGCGACCAGATCCACGCCACGCTGGCCCGCCAGTTCAAGAAGTGGATGGACGTGATGGCCGGCCACAACGGCTGGCCGTACAGCAGCGTGCCGGTGAAGGTGGTGGGCTGGGCGGTCCGCGACCGCGCCCAGCTCCAGTGGAGCGACACCTCTGTGGACGTCTACGTCAACGACATCCGCGAGAACGCGCCCCAGTGCGCCGAGGCGTGCGGCCGCTTCTTCAACCAGAGCGGCACCTACCCGCGCTGTCCGGGCGGCGCCTCCCACCACTACGACATGTCGCTGTGGCTGACCGCCGGCTTCGGCGGCGGCGCCGGCGGCGACTGGGGGCAGCGGATCGGCAGCGAGTACTACCTGTCCAACCTCGACGCCGACAACGTGCACATCCTGCTGCACGAGATCGGGCACTCGTTCGGCCTGGACGACTTCTACGACTGGACACCGACCGGCGTGTGCTGCTTCCTGATGAAGGCGGGCAGCGCGTCGTCGATCACGGAGTTCGACGCGTGGATGTTCCGTGACTGGTGGCGGCATCTGAAGAGCCGTTACGGGTTGTGA
- a CDS encoding ATP-binding protein, translating into MTPLIGRDRPAAILRGEVERALVSHGALVLVTGEAGIGKSTLVAGAAEEAVRGGARLLTGACWEGEGAPGYWPWVQVVRQLAPGATPQGLAGADAEAFQLYDAVTGLLVTASRERPVVVVLEDLHWADAASLRLLEFVVRHAWFERLLVIGTYRDAEVDGPLSPPLEAKATTVALTGLDQSGVRRLVERTTGVVPEPELVAEIHQRTGGNPFFVEQTARLWQGGSPLATVPPGVGAVVRRRLSRLAGEVLGVLRVAAVLGREFAEDALVRALAYVPFLDGEAPALPASIVQAPALKASVAEAAVTRALDQAVSAKLIVSHDSGRYAFVHDLVRETLYAELDEPARATLHASALAALDTALPATRAHHAYLAAAPDAVDLLLTAAHDAEARMADEEAAGHYRRALELTPGSEPRRRATIGLDLGVAQHRAGDAASGARTLETALALIRRLDVPELLAIAALKLHDLCHTGQSRWTDFVHDAHHKLLHHDAPSPLPPTSTGTHEGNRPGQAEGEDRLHAAARELTEVAADLARQGEDDEALAYSLLSRLGVIWSPGTTAERLSITEELSAVARRTKDDQLDLTARSWRIGALLELGDPRCLAEQRAFTARAKSSGLALFQHEAAVLEAAFATLTGRFDEADADIDAAHDLGEQPGIGRQDLRWMQRWSAALLRGRFDVADTVLAEMERAGSRHFPLYHAVTAVQRGGDGEAAVRHLAQIMAAGEQYLRWMAPLWLRFQAQAAARSKDPVLCEHARAAISPYIGQWGITATVTVEGPYAHWAAVLDAAQERWDDAITGFTAACRAADLLGARPWSVLSRAGLAQALQARGDDASTLIEQLERDAAELGMLLRLPAPDTGTFHFDGEVWAVTFAGRTVHLPDSKGLADLRILLARPGSDVPAVELLNPPGGQVVIAARGMGGDDVLDDEARTRYRRRLELLDEEIDRAVHLGQDHRAADLDAERQALLDELRAAAGLGGRPRRLGDEAERARKAVTNRIRNTLRQLDQRHPELAAHLRASVSTGSTCRYQPASEVSWNT; encoded by the coding sequence ATGACCCCGCTCATCGGGCGCGACCGGCCCGCCGCCATCCTGCGCGGCGAGGTGGAGCGCGCGCTGGTCAGCCACGGAGCGCTGGTCCTCGTGACGGGCGAGGCGGGCATCGGCAAGAGCACGCTGGTGGCGGGCGCGGCCGAGGAGGCCGTGCGCGGCGGCGCCAGGCTGCTCACCGGCGCCTGCTGGGAGGGCGAGGGCGCGCCGGGCTACTGGCCGTGGGTGCAGGTGGTCAGGCAGCTCGCCCCCGGCGCCACCCCGCAGGGCCTGGCGGGGGCCGACGCGGAGGCGTTCCAGCTCTACGACGCGGTGACGGGGCTGCTCGTGACCGCCTCGCGGGAGCGGCCGGTGGTGGTCGTGCTCGAAGACCTGCACTGGGCGGACGCGGCGTCGCTGCGGCTGCTGGAGTTCGTGGTGCGGCACGCCTGGTTCGAGCGGCTGCTCGTGATCGGCACCTACCGCGACGCCGAGGTGGACGGGCCGCTCAGCCCTCCCCTGGAGGCCAAGGCGACCACGGTGGCGTTGACGGGGCTTGATCAATCGGGCGTGCGGCGGCTGGTTGAGCGGACGACGGGGGTGGTTCCGGAGCCTGAGCTGGTGGCGGAGATCCATCAGCGTACGGGGGGTAATCCGTTCTTCGTGGAGCAGACGGCGCGGCTGTGGCAGGGGGGTAGCCCGCTGGCCACCGTTCCGCCCGGGGTCGGGGCGGTGGTTCGGCGGCGGTTGTCTCGGTTGGCGGGTGAGGTGTTGGGGGTTTTGCGGGTGGCGGCGGTGCTGGGGCGCGAGTTCGCCGAGGACGCCCTGGTTCGGGCGTTGGCTTACGTGCCGTTCCTGGATGGCGAAGCGCCCGCCCTCCCAGCTTCCATCGTCCAGGCGCCCGCCCTCAAGGCGTCCGTCGCCGAGGCAGCCGTCACCAGGGCGCTCGACCAGGCCGTGTCCGCCAAGCTCATCGTCTCGCACGACTCCGGCCGCTACGCGTTCGTGCACGACCTGGTGCGCGAGACCCTCTACGCCGAGCTCGACGAGCCGGCCCGGGCCACCCTGCACGCATCCGCCCTGGCAGCACTCGACACCGCGCTCCCCGCCACCCGCGCCCACCACGCCTACCTGGCCGCCGCACCCGACGCGGTGGACCTGCTCCTGACCGCGGCCCACGACGCCGAGGCCCGGATGGCGGACGAGGAGGCCGCAGGCCACTACCGCCGCGCCCTGGAGCTGACGCCCGGCTCCGAGCCGCGCCGGCGGGCCACGATCGGCCTCGACCTCGGCGTGGCCCAGCACCGCGCAGGCGATGCCGCTTCCGGAGCCCGCACCCTGGAGACCGCCCTCGCGCTCATCCGCCGCCTCGACGTGCCCGAGCTACTGGCGATCGCGGCCCTGAAGCTGCACGACCTGTGCCACACCGGTCAGAGCCGCTGGACGGACTTCGTCCACGACGCCCATCACAAGCTCCTGCACCACGACGCCCCCTCCCCACTCCCACCGACGAGCACCGGCACACACGAGGGCAACCGCCCCGGCCAGGCGGAGGGCGAGGACCGGCTGCACGCCGCGGCGCGCGAGCTGACCGAGGTGGCGGCCGACCTGGCCAGGCAGGGCGAGGACGACGAGGCTCTCGCCTACAGCCTGCTGTCCAGGCTGGGCGTCATCTGGAGCCCGGGCACCACGGCCGAACGCCTGTCGATCACCGAGGAGCTGTCGGCGGTCGCCCGACGCACGAAAGACGACCAACTCGACCTGACCGCCCGCTCCTGGCGCATCGGCGCCCTCCTGGAGCTGGGCGACCCGCGCTGCCTGGCCGAGCAGCGCGCGTTCACCGCCCGGGCGAAGTCCTCGGGGCTGGCCCTCTTCCAGCACGAGGCCGCCGTGCTCGAGGCCGCGTTCGCCACGCTCACCGGCCGCTTCGACGAGGCCGACGCGGACATCGACGCCGCCCACGACCTCGGCGAGCAGCCCGGCATCGGCAGACAGGACCTGCGCTGGATGCAACGCTGGTCGGCCGCCCTGCTCCGCGGTCGTTTCGACGTGGCCGACACCGTCCTGGCGGAGATGGAGCGTGCGGGCAGCCGGCACTTCCCGCTCTACCACGCCGTGACGGCGGTGCAGCGCGGCGGCGACGGCGAGGCCGCCGTGCGGCACCTGGCGCAGATCATGGCGGCGGGCGAGCAGTACCTGCGCTGGATGGCGCCGCTGTGGCTGAGGTTCCAGGCGCAGGCGGCGGCCCGGTCCAAGGACCCCGTGCTCTGCGAGCACGCCCGCGCCGCCATCTCCCCGTACATCGGCCAGTGGGGCATCACCGCCACCGTCACCGTCGAGGGCCCGTACGCCCATTGGGCGGCCGTGCTGGACGCGGCCCAGGAACGCTGGGACGACGCGATCACCGGCTTCACCGCGGCCTGCCGCGCGGCCGACCTCCTGGGCGCGCGCCCCTGGTCGGTCCTGTCCCGCGCCGGCCTGGCGCAGGCACTCCAGGCTCGCGGCGACGACGCCTCCACCCTGATCGAGCAGCTCGAACGGGACGCCGCGGAGCTCGGCATGCTGCTCCGCCTCCCGGCCCCGGACACCGGCACCTTCCACTTCGACGGCGAGGTCTGGGCCGTGACCTTCGCCGGCCGCACCGTACACCTGCCCGACTCCAAGGGCCTGGCCGACCTGCGCATTCTGCTCGCCCGCCCGGGAAGCGACGTACCGGCGGTCGAGCTCCTCAACCCACCGGGCGGCCAGGTCGTCATCGCGGCGCGCGGCATGGGCGGCGACGACGTCCTGGACGATGAGGCCCGAACGCGCTACCGCAGGCGGCTGGAACTGCTGGACGAGGAGATCGATCGAGCGGTCCACCTCGGCCAGGACCACCGCGCCGCCGACCTCGACGCGGAGCGGCAGGCCCTGCTGGATGAGCTACGGGCCGCCGCCGGCCTCGGTGGCCGCCCCCGCCGGCTCGGCGACGAGGCCGAACGTGCCCGCAAGGCGGTCACCAACCGCATCCGCAACACTCTCCGCCAGCTCGACCAGCGGCACCCCGAGCTGGCGGCCCATTTACGCGCCTCCGTCTCGACCGGCTCGACCTGCCGCTATCAACCGGCGTCGGAGGTGAGCTGGAACACCTGA
- a CDS encoding ABC transporter ATP-binding protein, whose translation MILLREVSQVFGGRRGEVEALRDLDLDVADGEFTAVVGRSGCGKSTLLRLIAGLLTATSGEVRVGGEPVVKPRRDVAIMFQRPALLPWRSVLDNVLLPVEIFGWPRQEHRAHAFRLLEMVGLESFHRRLPHELSGGMQQRVALCRALIQWPRVLLMDEPFSALDALTREELSIELQQIHMEHAATVVLVTHSIEEAVLLADRVVVLTPRPGRILTVVDVAVPRPRTLGQHAYAADLARCSAELHEVLGARRAVGEPPPAPQR comes from the coding sequence GTGATCCTGCTGCGCGAGGTTTCCCAGGTGTTCGGCGGGCGCCGCGGCGAGGTGGAAGCGCTGCGCGACCTCGACCTCGACGTGGCCGACGGCGAGTTCACCGCCGTCGTGGGCCGCTCCGGCTGCGGCAAGTCCACGCTGCTGCGCCTCATCGCCGGGCTGCTCACCGCCACCTCGGGAGAGGTACGCGTCGGCGGCGAGCCCGTCGTCAAACCCCGCCGCGACGTCGCCATCATGTTCCAGCGCCCCGCCCTGCTGCCCTGGCGCAGCGTGCTCGACAACGTCCTGCTGCCCGTCGAGATCTTCGGCTGGCCCCGTCAGGAGCACCGCGCCCACGCCTTCCGGCTGCTGGAGATGGTCGGGCTGGAGTCCTTCCACCGGCGGCTGCCCCACGAGCTGTCCGGCGGCATGCAGCAGCGGGTCGCGCTGTGCCGGGCGCTCATCCAGTGGCCCCGCGTGCTGCTCATGGACGAGCCGTTCTCCGCCCTCGACGCGCTCACCCGCGAGGAGCTGTCGATCGAGCTGCAGCAGATCCACATGGAGCACGCCGCCACCGTCGTGCTCGTCACCCACTCGATCGAGGAGGCCGTGCTGCTCGCCGACCGCGTCGTCGTCCTGACCCCGCGCCCCGGCCGCATCCTCACCGTCGTGGACGTGGCCGTGCCCCGGCCGCGCACCCTCGGCCAGCACGCCTACGCCGCCGACCTGGCCCGCTGCTCGGCCGAGCTGCACGAGGTGCTCGGCGCCCGCCGCGCCGTCGGCGAGCCGCCGCCCGCCCCTCAGCGGTAG
- a CDS encoding aminotransferase class V-fold PLP-dependent enzyme: MDVTELWDAAPGWLNTASYGLPPRPAFEELQAVLTDWRHGATDWKPWDASVGRARAAFARLVSAPVADVSVSSTVSQIMSVVATALPPGARVVVPEIEFTSNLFPWAVAARVEPVPADRLAEAVTRGTAAVAFSLVQSATGYVTPLADVVAAAREHDALVVVDASQACGWLPVEVAGVDVLACAAYKWLMAPRGAAFAYLSPRVRERMRPLAANWYGGADEGGSYYGPPLRLAGDARAFDLSPAWFSFVGAAPAIELLNELGVERVRDHDVALANRFLTGLGLPPSDSAIVSVDAPGERLAAAGIRAAVRAGKVRASFHLYTTRDDVDRALDALT, encoded by the coding sequence ATGGACGTCACCGAGCTCTGGGACGCGGCCCCCGGCTGGCTGAACACCGCCTCCTACGGCCTGCCCCCTCGCCCCGCCTTCGAGGAGCTGCAGGCCGTGCTGACCGACTGGCGGCACGGCGCCACCGACTGGAAGCCGTGGGACGCCTCCGTCGGGCGTGCCAGGGCCGCCTTCGCCCGCCTCGTCTCGGCCCCCGTCGCGGACGTGAGCGTGAGCTCGACCGTGTCCCAGATCATGTCCGTGGTGGCCACCGCGCTGCCGCCCGGCGCCAGGGTCGTGGTGCCGGAGATCGAGTTCACCAGCAACCTGTTCCCCTGGGCGGTGGCGGCCCGGGTCGAGCCGGTGCCCGCCGACCGGCTGGCCGAGGCGGTCACGCGCGGCACCGCCGCCGTGGCGTTCAGCCTGGTGCAGTCGGCCACCGGGTACGTGACGCCGCTCGCGGACGTCGTGGCCGCCGCCCGCGAGCATGACGCGCTGGTCGTCGTGGACGCCTCGCAGGCGTGCGGCTGGCTGCCCGTCGAGGTCGCGGGGGTGGACGTACTGGCCTGCGCGGCGTACAAGTGGCTGATGGCGCCGCGCGGGGCGGCGTTCGCCTACCTGTCGCCGCGCGTGCGCGAGCGCATGCGCCCGCTGGCCGCCAACTGGTACGGCGGCGCCGACGAGGGCGGCTCCTACTACGGCCCGCCGCTGCGGCTGGCCGGCGACGCGCGGGCGTTCGACCTGTCGCCGGCCTGGTTCTCCTTCGTCGGGGCCGCGCCCGCGATCGAGCTGCTGAACGAGCTCGGCGTCGAACGTGTCCGCGACCACGACGTGGCGCTGGCCAACCGCTTCCTGACGGGCCTCGGCCTGCCGCCGTCCGACTCCGCCATCGTCTCGGTGGACGCGCCGGGGGAACGGCTGGCGGCGGCCGGGATCCGCGCCGCCGTGCGGGCGGGCAAGGTGCGCGCCAGCTTCCACCTCTACACGACGCGGGACGACGTCGACCGCGCCCTCGACGCCCTGACCTGA
- a CDS encoding ABC transporter permease: protein MERGRDAATAAAWSTLGVVVAVGAWALVASAFAIPEIVLPSPADVVAAFLRIPGYLLEQAVITLGETVLGFVLSVACGLVIGMVIAAFRVAELMFYPLLVAFNAVPKVALAPLLVVWMGFGQQPKVVMALLVCFFPVVLSVAGGLASTPPELVELARSLDTPRWQAFVKIRFPGALPQVFVGLKVAMPLASVGAVIGEFSAGDAGLGFVIVQAGGSSDTALAFAAIGLLGVMSIALFYALVLAERLLLPWVRETAAVR from the coding sequence GTGGAGCGCGGCCGGGACGCGGCGACCGCGGCGGCCTGGTCCACGCTGGGCGTGGTCGTCGCGGTCGGCGCGTGGGCGCTGGTGGCCTCGGCGTTCGCGATTCCGGAGATCGTCCTGCCGTCGCCCGCGGACGTGGTGGCGGCGTTCCTGCGGATCCCCGGTTACCTGCTGGAGCAGGCGGTGATCACGCTGGGGGAGACGGTGCTCGGGTTCGTGCTGTCGGTGGCCTGCGGGCTGGTGATCGGGATGGTGATCGCGGCGTTCCGGGTGGCGGAGCTGATGTTCTATCCGCTGCTGGTGGCCTTCAACGCGGTCCCGAAGGTGGCGCTGGCGCCGCTGCTGGTGGTGTGGATGGGGTTCGGCCAGCAGCCGAAGGTGGTGATGGCGTTGCTGGTGTGCTTCTTCCCGGTGGTGCTGTCGGTGGCGGGCGGGCTGGCCTCGACGCCGCCCGAGCTGGTGGAGCTGGCCAGGTCGCTGGACACGCCGCGGTGGCAGGCGTTCGTGAAGATCCGCTTTCCCGGCGCGTTGCCGCAGGTGTTCGTGGGGTTGAAGGTGGCGATGCCGCTGGCGTCGGTGGGTGCGGTGATCGGGGAGTTCAGCGCGGGGGACGCCGGGCTGGGGTTCGTGATCGTGCAGGCGGGCGGTAGCTCGGACACGGCGCTGGCGTTCGCCGCCATCGGGCTGCTCGGCGTCATGAGCATCGCGTTGTTCTACGCGCTGGTGCTGGCCGAGCGGCTGCTGCTGCCCTGGGTGCGGGAGACGGCGGCCGTCCGCTGA
- a CDS encoding phosphotransferase, whose protein sequence is MQASEVARAVAAARSIAASLNLTADDAIVLQNSNKLTLRLLPCDVLARVAPAADHVAELEVELAQRLAESGSPVAALEPRAEPRVHERDGFAVTLWTYYEQATTQEAAPADYAGALERLHAGMRKLEVPTPHFTDRVEQAQRLVASRDRTPALAEADRELLAATLGDTRRAIVERGTTEQLLHGEPHPGNVLATKNGLLFIDLETCCRGPVEFDLAHAPDEVAGHYPGVDRGLLRDCRLLVLAMITTWRWDRDDQLPDGRRLGMEWLGQIRAALGPNAQDTHG, encoded by the coding sequence ATGCAGGCGTCAGAGGTCGCACGTGCGGTGGCTGCGGCCAGATCGATCGCCGCATCGCTCAACCTGACAGCCGACGACGCGATCGTCCTGCAGAACTCGAACAAGCTCACCCTGCGCCTCCTGCCGTGCGACGTCCTGGCCCGGGTGGCACCCGCGGCGGATCACGTCGCGGAGCTGGAAGTCGAGCTGGCACAGCGGCTCGCCGAATCCGGAAGCCCGGTCGCCGCGCTAGAGCCACGAGCGGAGCCGCGGGTCCACGAGCGTGACGGCTTCGCGGTCACGCTCTGGACCTACTACGAACAGGCGACAACCCAAGAGGCCGCACCGGCCGACTACGCCGGTGCGCTCGAACGGCTGCACGCCGGGATGCGCAAGCTCGAAGTCCCGACGCCGCACTTCACGGATCGCGTCGAGCAGGCGCAACGCCTGGTGGCGAGCCGCGACCGCACGCCGGCGCTCGCGGAAGCGGACCGGGAGCTCCTCGCCGCCACGCTAGGCGACACGAGACGAGCCATCGTCGAGCGCGGCACCACCGAGCAGCTCCTGCACGGCGAACCGCACCCGGGCAACGTGCTCGCCACGAAGAACGGGCTGCTGTTCATCGACCTCGAGACGTGCTGCCGCGGGCCTGTCGAGTTCGACCTCGCCCATGCGCCCGACGAGGTCGCCGGGCACTATCCGGGTGTCGACCGGGGCTTGCTCCGGGACTGCCGGCTGCTCGTGCTGGCGATGATCACAACCTGGCGCTGGGACCGGGACGACCAGCTGCCGGACGGGCGTCGGCTGGGCATGGAGTGGCTCGGCCAGATCCGGGCAGCGCTCGGCCCCAACGCGCAGGACACCCACGGCTGA